The DNA region CGGATAATGCCTCCGTAATGGAGGAAACATCCACATGCGCCGTTTTCAGACCGTCGATTAAACTGACCACCCCTGTAGGAATCAAAGCCCCGATATAAACGGCCCGATAACCGTGGAACTTATTGTGAAGAAACGACAGGATGATCAGTACGATGGCTAATGGATATACGACAATCAATACCGGCAAAGAGACATTGATTAATTGTGTAAGACCGATGTTGGATATAATCATACTGAAAACAGAGAAAATGATTACATATTTCGAATAAGAAATGGATGGGACAATTTTTGTGAAAAATTTTGCACATGACGAAACGAGCCCGACAGATGTTGTAATACAAGCAAAAGTAATGGCCAAACCTAAAATGATTGTCCCTCCTGCCCCATATAGATAGGAAGCTGCCGCTGATAAGAGCGCTCCTCCATTATCCTGCGAGCCGATGGCGCTTGTACTGGTTGCGCCAATGAAGGCAAGTGAAAGATACACAAGGGCAAGACCGGCTGCTGCAATGAGTCCGGCAGTGATGCAAGTTCTTGTCAATACGGATTTATTGGTGATTCCCTTTTCCTTGACAGAGGAAATGACCACAATTCCAAAAACAAGGGCAGCAATAGTATCCATTGTTAAATATCCATCAATGAATCCTTTAAAAAATGGTCCGTTTTTATATGGTCCCTGAGGTAGCATCGGCTTCCCCATTGGTGTGATGAAGCTTTTGATCACCAGTACAGCCAAAATAATGATGAGGGCTGGAGTCAAGAACTTTCCAATGCGATCGACCAATTTAGAAGGATTCATGGAAAGCCAAGCCGTCAAAGCAAAGAAGATGAGCGAAAAGATGAACAACGGCCATCCATTGGCCGCAATGTCAGTTGGCAAAAATGGCATAACCCCGATTTCAAATGAAACGGTGCCTGTTCTTGGAATGCCGAAAAATGGACCGATTGCTAAATACATAACAGTTGTAAAAATGAGCCCGAATAAAGGATGCACCCTGCTGGACAGAGTCTGCAAATCCCCTCCTGTCCGTGCAATCGCTATGACGCCAAGGAGTGGCAAACCGACACCTGTGATCAAAAATCCCGATATTCCTACCCAAACATTCTGACCTGCTTGTTGACCGAGAAAAGGAGGAAAGATCATATTTCCTGCTCCTAAAAATAAGGCAAAGAGCATCAGGCCGATTGTCATGATTTCTCTTGATGATAGCGCTTTCTTGTCCAATCAGATCCCTCCTGAATATTTTAATTATTGTGGAATTTTAATAAAAACAAAGTAATAGTAACACAGGTTCCACAAAAAATGTCGAAATTTAAAAAAGTCTAAACTTTCAATATATTAGAATAACTTTAGGGCGTTAATGCTGAACATGGAAAAAGGATGAAAAATCAATGTTTTGACTATTTTCTTTTTGATGGATATTTCCTGAATTTATATTTAAAGAAGTAAGATATCAAGAAAAAATTTTAAAGTGTCCGCATTCGGTGGGAATTTTTTTCTTGTAATAGTTATGGTAACATTAAATGTTGGTTAAGGAATTTACGTTTGAAGGTGTAAATAATGATTTATTTTGATAATAGTGCAACTACTAAGCCTTATGATGAAGTTTTGGATGCTTTTGTTAAGGTTTCCCGTGAATATTATGGGAATCCATCTTCATTGCATGCTTTAGGGGTGAAGGCAGAGCAACTTTTGAACCAGGCCAGGGGGCAGGTCGCAGACATACTGAAGGTCGATCCGCAGGAAATTTACTTTACTTCTGGAGGGACAGAGAGCAACAACCTAGCCATCAAAGGTGCGGCAAAACAATATCAAACACGTGGCAGACATATCATCACAACGCAAATCGAACATCCTTCTGTCCTGCAGGCTTGTGAAGATCTTTCAAAGGAAGGTTATGAAATCACCTATCTTCCAGTCAATAAAGCAGGCGTCGTTCAAATTGATGATCTCAAAAAAGCTGTTCGCGATGATACAATCTTGGTTACCATCATGCATGTAAATAATGAAGTGGGTTCGATTCAGCCCGTTCAAGAAATTGGACAATGGCTTGCTCAACATACAAATATCATATTTCATGTGGATCATGTTCAAGGGTGTACCAAAGTGCCACTTTCCTTAGACGGTGCCATGGTGGATCTTTGTACCATCTCTTCTCATAAGTTTCACGGATTAAAAGGAACTGGTGCATTATTCATCCGAAAAGGCATCCAGCTGTCACCTTTATTTTCCGGAGGGAATCAAGAATGGAAACTGCGTAGCGGTACTGAAAATACAGCGGGAATCGTTGCAATGGCCAAGGCGCTGAGAATGAGTGAGGAGCATCGCAGACGATCGACTGCAAAAATTATGGAGGTAAAAGACTATCTTATCCATGGATTAAGTGAAATGGAAGGCGTCTCGATAAACACAATTTCAGATCTTTCAGCACCTCATATTGTCAATTTTTCACACAGGGGTATGAAAGGAGAGGTCCTTGTTCATGCCTTGGAACAATCGGGGATTTACGTTTCCACAACCAGTGCATGTTCATCGAAGAAAAAGGCCCTCAGCAAAACATTATTGGCAATGGGTGTGAAAAAGGATGACGCAGAAGGATCAATCCGGATCAGCCTTTCTTTTGATAATACGTTGTCAGAAGCAGCAACTTTCATCCAAGAATATCGGAATACTGCTTCCAAGTTAAATAAAGTGATAAGGAGATCGAAATGAATTACGAACGCATATTAATCAGATATGGTGAAATATCTACAAAAGGCAGGAATCGCAATCGATTCATTGATAAGTTAAAGTCCAATATCATCAACTCATTGAAGGATTATCCACAGGTCCGTGTACAAGGGACGCGTGATCGAATGTTTTTAATGTTGAATGGGGCTCCGAGTGAAGCAGTTTGTTCAAAACTATCGAAAATTTTCGGCATTCAGTCCTTCAGTCCGACAATAAAAGTGGATAAGAATTTGAACGATATAAGGGATGCTGCTTTGAGCTTAGTGAACAAATTATACTTACCTGGTAAAACGTTTAAAGTTTCGGCGAGGAGAGCTGACAAGACATTTGAACTTGATACCCACGAGCTGAATCATGAAGTTGGCGGTTTTATATTGAAAAATGTTGAAGGCATTAAAGTGGATGTTAAAAATCCAGATATTAATTTGATTGTGGAAATCAGAAAAGAGGGCGCATACTTATCTTCAGAGGTCATTCAAGGAACCGGAGGGATGCCGGTTGGCTCCAGCGGTAAGTCTATGCTGATGCTTTCAGGCGGAATCGACAGTCCTGTAGCAGGGTATCTTTCCATGAAGCGCGGCGTGGAAATCGAAGCTGTGCATTTTTACAGTCCTCCATTTACGAGTGAACGAGCCAAGCAAAAGGTTCTTGATCTTTCCGAAAAATTAGCTGCATTCAGCGGAAGTGTAAAGGTCCACGTTGTTCCGTTCACAGAAATTCAACAAACGATCCATCAACAGGTTCCTGAGAATTATACGATGACTTCAACCCGCAGATTGATGCTTCGGTTAGCAGAAGAATTAAGGAAGAAAAATGAGGGATTTGCGATCATTACTGGAGAAAGTCTAGGACAAGTAGCCAGTCAGACATTGGAAAGCATGCTGGCCATCAACGAAGTGACAAGCACGCCGGTTTTAAGGCCATTGATTTCTATGGATAAGCTTGAGATCATTGATATTGCCAAGGACATTGATACGCATGAAATTTCCAATTTGCCGTACGAAGATTGCTGTACGATTTTTACACCGGCATCGCCCAAAACGAAGCCTAAATTGGAAAAAGTGCAATATTATGAAAGCTTCGTCGATTTCGCACCACTTATCGAAAAAGCGATTGATGGAACTGAAACCATCGTGGTTAAACCTAAAGGAAATGCAGACGCACATGAGGAGTTAAAGGATTTATTTTGATGGCAATTTTCATGGTCAATTCCACGAAAAAAGCAGGCTATATTGCTTATAAATCAGCCTGAAAATTTAGGAACAATTACCAATTGAAACTTCTGCATGAATCCATGTGTTTTCGCACACCATATACTCACAAGGAGGTGAACACACATGGCAAACAGAAGTACAAACCAATTGGTAGCTCCAGGTTCTCAACAAGCTATCGACCAAATGAAATACGAAATCGCATCTGAATTCGGAGTTCAACTTGGACCAGATGCAACTGCTCGCGCTAACGGTTCTGTTGGTGGTGAGATCACTAAACGTCTAGTTCAAATGGCTGAACAACAATTAGGCGGATACCAAAAATAATTTTAAACAAAAAATGGCTACAGGAACGGGCTTAGGCCCGTTCTTTATTTTTTTGCGCGAAAATGACAAATTATTTAAAAGTTTTTAAAAATTTTGTATAATGATATTGTACAAACCTACTCGATAAGGGGGAAAAACGATGGAACGCAAAGATTTAATTGCACCAGAAAAGTACAATATCATCGAGGAAGTTGAGAAATTTGCTGCTGATCCCAATAAAACAGCAATCAAATGGGAAAATGAACAAGGCGAGTGCAAGGAAATTACATATCAAAAACTAATGAAAAATGTCAATAAAATTGGAAACGTTTTCAGAGAGAAAGGATTAAACAAGGGAGATACCATCCTTGTTATGATACCCAGGTTAATCGAAGCCTACCAAGTATATCTTGCTGCACTGAAATCGGGAATCGTTGTCATTCCAAGTTCAGAAATGCTGAGAACAAAGGATCTGGCATACAGAATCAATCACGGTGATGTAAAGGGGATAGTATCCTTTTATCCATACGCAGAACAATTTGATGTGGTGGATGAAGCGAAAGAGCTGGTGAAATTCACCGTTGGACAGGTACAGGAAGGGTGGGACTATCTGGATCGGTTGATGGAAACTGCTTCAGATGAAATGGAAGCTGCCGATACTTCGCGGGACGATATGGCTTTCCTATCCTATACTTCGGGGACGACAGGGAATCCTAAAGGAGTCGTTCATACACATGGATGGGGGTTTGCCCATCTAAAGACTGCAGCAAAGAGCTGGCTGAGCATTGAAGCTGATGATATGGTATGGGCTACTGCGGGGCCAGGATGGCAAAAATGGATTTGGAGTCCATTCTTGTCTGTCATGGGCTCTGGAGCGACAGGGTTTGTTTACAATGGGAAATTTGATCCGCGAAAATATTTGCAGCTTTTGGAGAGCTATAAAGTAAACGTCCTATGCTGTACACCGACAGAATATCGACTCATGGCAAAGGTCGATGATTTAAGCAAATATAATTTATCTCAGCTTCACAGTGCTGTTTCAGCCGGAGAGCCTTTGAACCGAGAAGTGATAGAAACCTTCAAAAAACATTTTCAGCTGGAAGTAAGGGACGGTTATGGGCAAACAGAGAACACGCTGCTTGTCGGCATCATGAAAGGGATGGAATTGAAACCTGGTTCGATGGGAAAACCGACACCAGGCAATCGTGTTGATATCATCAATGAAGTTGGCGAGTCCTGCGGGGTTGGAGAAGTAGGTGATATAGCTGTTCATGTTGAGACACCAGCTCTTTTTAAAAATTATTACAAAGACCCTGAAAGAACAGCAATGCAATTTAGGGGAGATTACTATATTACAGGCGACAAAGCAAAAAAAGACGAGGATGGCTACTTCTGGTTCGAAGGGCGTGGGGATGACATCATCATCAGTTCAGGATATACAATCGGTCCATTCGAGGTGGAAGATGCATTGGTCAAACACGCCTATGTAAAGGAATGTGCGGTTGTTTCCAGCCCGGATGAAATCAGGGGGAGCATCGTCAAAGCTTATGTCGTCCTTAAAGATGGAATCAGTCCGAATGAACATGGGTTGGTGAAACTTCTGCAAGAGCACGTCAAAGAACTGACTGCACCGTATAAATATCCGAGAAGCATCGAATTCATTGATGAATTGCCAAAAACAACATCCGGGAAAATCAGGCGCGTAGAACTGAGAAAGAGAGAACAAGCTTTAAAGAATCAGTGAATATCTGTAAGATAAAACCAAGTACCTGCAGACAGTGTGATTACTGTCTGTTTTTCATGCAGTAAGGTCTCTATTGCTTTAGAAGAAAGGACGATTGGATATGGGGACACTATTTTTTAATGGAACGATTTATACAATGCTCCATGAAGGTGAAACGACTGAAGCGGTTTTTTGTGAGAATGGCTGGATAACCGAAATTGGTTCATTTTCCGAGCTTCAGAAAAAGTATGAAAGTAAGATCACAAAACAGGTCGATTTAAACGAAGGCATCATGTATCCTGGATTCATCGACAGCCATATGCATTTAATTGGACATGGAGAAACACTGATCAGGCTGGATCTATCTGAAGTGCAATCCAAAGAAGAATTGATGCAGCTATTGATGGATAGGGCGAAACTGGCCGAGGCAGGCGAATGGATCATCGGCGAAGGATGGAATGAAAACCTTTGGGACAATCAAACGGTTCCAACAAGGTTTGATCTCGATGAAGCGGTCCCGGATCACCCGGTGTTGTTGAAAAGAATTTGCCGGCACGCGATTTGTGTGAACACAAAAGCGCTCAAAGAAGCCTCCATCAACGACCAATCCCAAAGTCCAACCGGTGGGGTCATTGAGCGCGACGAAATGGGAAGAATCAATGGTGTATTGAAGGACCAAGCACAGGAATTGATTTTTTCGGTCATGCCCAGCGTTTCGGATGCGTACTTGGAGCATGCACTTAGGGCAGGTATAGAAAATTGTTGGAGGTTTGGGCTGGTCGGAGGTCATACCGAGGATTTAAATTATTACGGTGGAATGAAAAGAACGATTGAAGCATTTACAAAAGTCATTAAAGAAGAACAACGCAAATTCAAGGCGAATCTCCTCATTCACCATGAAGTGATAGAGGAATGGCAGCAAGATCGAAATATATATGAAAATGAAAGTCCATATATTGAATTCGGCGCGATGAAGATATTTGCTGATGGGGCTCTCGGAGGAAGGACGGCACTCTTGAGCCACCCCTATGGGGATGATCCCGCTACAAATGGAGTTGCCATCCATACCTATGAGGATTTACTGGGACTCGTCCAAAAAGCGAGGAGCTATGGCCTTCCCGTTGCCGTCCATACCATAGGGGATTTGGCGTTTGAGCTAGTACTGGACGCCATTGAAAGCATCCCTGTCCCCTCAGGAAAACGAGACCGGTTGATTCATGCACAAATTTTGCGGGCGGATTTAATAGAAAGAGCTAAGAGACTGCCGATCGTGCTCGATATACAGCCCAGGTTTGTAGCATCAGATTTTCCTTGGGTGATCGATAGAATCGGAGAACAAAATATGGCTTATAACTACGCTTGGAGAACATTGATTCACTCAGGGATACATTGTGCTGGCGGGTCTGATGCACCTATAGAGCCAATCAATCCTTTGCTTGGAATATATGAAGCCGTTTCTAGAGCTTATTTTCATAAAAACGAAAAAAGTGTCCATAATCCCAAAGAAAAACTCTCCGTTTACGAAGCGATTTCCTTATTTACCAAAGGAGGGGCATATGCTGTCCACCATGAGAATTTCAGAGGGGAGATTTCAAGGGGATTCACTGCCGACTTTACCGTATTGGATAAGGATTTATTTTCAATCGATGAAGATGAAATTCCACAGACCAAGGTTTTGATGACGGTTGTGGATGAAGAAATCGTGTATCAGGCTGATTTATGAAAATGGGGCTGGTCATATACATTGAAGGTAATTTTCAATGTTTGATCGGTCCCTTTTTGTTTTTTGGATCAAAAGGATTGTCGGAAAGGTAAATACTGTTTATAATGAAATTATTTCGAGTTCCTAAACAAAAATGTCTGACAGAATAGGAGTACACTTATGGATAATCAACATCAGCGAGGAATTTTGTACACCGCCTTTTCATACTTTATTTGGGGGATATTGCCGGTTTATTGGAAATTCCTTCATCACGTATCTTCCGACGAAATTTTAGCTAATCGAATTTTTTGGTCCTTTTGGTTCATGGCCATCATTTTGCTTGCAACAAGGAAGCTGCCCGCGTTTTTTCAGGTGGTCAAAACCATGAAGATGAGGACTCTTGCTGCCCTTATTCTGGCCTCATTGCTCGTAAGCTGCAATTGGTTCATTTACATATGGGCCGTCAATTCAAATCAAATGGTCGAAGCAAGCCTGGGCTATTATATTAATCCCCTTGTCAGCGTCCTGCTGGGAATCTTTATTTTGAGGGAGACGATGTCAAAGGCTCAAATTGTTTCGTTCATTTTGGCTGCCGTAGGTGTATTGATTTTAACGATTTCTTACGGTCAATTCCCTTGGATTGCATTCGGATTGGCCTTTTCATTTGGGTTATATGGGTTGGCAAAAAAAATGATAAAAGTGGACTCAGCCATTGGATTGACACTTGAAACGATGGTGGTCGCGCCATTTGCATTCATTTATATGATTTGGATGGCAAACAGAGGAAATGCCTCCCTATTCAACGTCTCTCCGGGAACGGATTTGCTTTTGATGGGAGCCGGTGCTGCAACCGCCATTCCGCTTCTGTTCTTTGCTAAAGGAGCCCAGCGCATCCCTCTATACATGGTTGGATTCCTTCAATACATCGCTCCGACTTTGACCTTGATTTTAGGGGTATTCATATATCGTGAACCATTTTCAAAAATCGATATGATTTCATTTTTATTCATTTGGGGAGCACTTGCCATCTTTACTGCTTCCAGGGTGAAATGGTTCAAGAAAAAACGTTTGAAGCAAAATAAAAGCTTATCGGCATAAAAAAGAGGATGAGGTTGGGACAAAACTAAAATACTTCATTCTAGAGTTGAACTTATATCAGGATAAATCATATTCTAAGGATCTGATATTACACGGCTGTTGATTTCCGTCCAAGACTGGGGAGCCTCCTTGCTTCGCTATGGGGCCGCTAATCCCTCCGGAGTCCTTGTGCACTCCAATCAACGGCTAGAACAAACACGCTTTATCAACATCTATTAAAAAATCCGAACTAATTCGAATCTAATTAAGATTCTCAATGGTAGTTCGGATTTTTATTTGACTAAAACATTATGGCCCATTGTCTTTCTTGCTAGAAGTTATTTTTTATTTCTTCCACTGTATCCAGTAGTCTCTTCGCCTCTAAGCAAGCCGGCTCCGCTTTTGTTATAAAAACGTTCTTTTTACTTTTTCCCAGAAGGAGTTGTCTTTTAGTTTGACGGTTTTGATTTTTTCACCGCTTAGTTTGGCTTCGATGGATTTTACGTGTTGGATGCTGAGTGCCTCGTTATCCATGCCCATGATCGGGTAGTCATTGCCGGCTTGGACTATTTTCAGCTTCAACTTTCGTTCGCCGCTGAGGATGAAGGATGATCCGAGAGTGCGGTAGCGATTATTGTTAAGAGATGCGAGTTCGCTCACCTGGATGCATGGAAGCATCGGGTCTACTACTGCTCCATTGACAGATTTATTATAAGCCGTGCTTCCTGTAGGGGTGGCGAGGATCATTCCGTCGCCTCGAAAGGTTTCGAAGTGAAAATCATCAATGAAAACATCCATGACAAAGGTTTTGATAATGCCGGAACGGATACTGAACTCATTCAGGCACCGGAAGGATGATCCATCATCGATTAAAATATCGATGGTTGGATATCGGCGAATTTCCACCTGTTCTTTGGTCATAGCGTCGATCATCTTAGACGTCTCGCTAATGTGAAAATCACAATACATGCTCAAATTGCCCGTCGTGGAAATTCCTGCATAAAGGGCATCTTGACGAAATCCGGTTTTCCTGACTGCTTGCAAAAAAGTCCCATCCCCACCGACGCTGACAATGATATTCGCCTCATTGGGATTGTCAACGACATGGAAATCATAGCGGTCTGCCAATTCATAGAGTGAAGCGACTTGGTCCATCATTTGTGCATCGTGGTGGTGAAAAAAATAAAGGTTTCTGCGATCAGACATATAGAGTTCCTCCTTCTGGTTGTTTGTGATGATGTTTTTTACCTTTTCTCTGTGCGTTTTGTTAAAATATTCAATATGGTTTAGTTTACCATGTTCGTGAAACATTTATAAAGGATGCTCCGTATACTAAGTGTATAAAAAAAGGGAGGACAAGAAAATGAACAAAAAACGATGGGGAGCCATAGCGATTGCGGCTGGTTTATTTATCGTTTCCATCGTCATGAAATTCGCTGTTTCAGCCCTGACGACGGATACTGAGGCCAGTCTTGATCAACTGTTTGCTTCGAAGGATGAGTTTTCTGAAAATGTCATTCAAGAAGGAAATAAATCAAAGAAAATTGCCGTCCTATATGTAAATGGCGTTATTCAGGACAACGGGCAGGAAAGTTCATTGCTAAACAGTTCCGGCTACAATCATCAAAATTTCATGAAGCAGTTGAAGCATGTACAAGAAGATGATGCAGTTAAAGGGATCATCATCCGTGTGAATTCGCCAGGCGGGGGAGTCGTTGAGTCTGCGGAAATCCACGACAAATTATTAGAAATTGAAAAAGAAACGAAGAAACCAGTTTATGTTTCAATGGGTTCTATGGCAGCTTCAGGGGGCTATTACATATCGACTGCAGCAAATAAAATATTTGCAAGTCGTGATACATTGACGGGATCGCTCGGTGTAATCATGGAAGGATATAATTACGGTGAACTGGCGAAAAAGCTCGGGATTGATTTTGTCACCATCAAGAGTGGTCCATATAAAGATATCATGAGCCCTACAAGACCGATGACGCAAAAGGAAAAGGATATTCTCCAAACGATGATCAATCATTCCTATGACGGCTTCGTAAGTGTGATTTCGAAAGGTAGAAACATCCCCGAGAGTAAAGTGCGTGAATTGGCAGACGGAAGGGTCTATGATGGCATTCAGGCAAAGGAACTTCATTTAATTGATGAATTTGGTTATTTTGATGATGTCGTCAAAGCGATGAAAAAAGATGAAAACATCAAAAATGCCGAGGTCATCAGCTACGGATCGGATTTCAGCTTTCCTTCCATCTTTGGAATGAGTGCACAAAAGTTTATCAGCAGTCAATTCGAAATGGATGGAGCCATGAAGCTTTTGGAACAGCCTAATACGCCAAGATTGATGTATCTATATGCAAAATAAAAGGGGGAGGAAACGATGAGTGAATTTGATGACAGACATAATCAGGAGCATTTCAGCGAAGAGTCGCAGCCGCATGAATTGACTGCGGAAGATAGCATTCGTTCAACTGAATTCCATCCTCCTGCAGAAGACGATAACCCTCTGAGCCAACTACATTTTGCAGGCTTTTGGATAAGGTTTTGGGCATACTTGCTGGATTTGATCATCATAGGCAGTATAAGCAGGTTGGTCGTTTATCCAATTTTTAAGGTGATTGGCGTTTCTCTTGATAAATCAACAGTTTTTGCTCCTGCTGCAATTGCAGGCGCTTTAGTTTTTTACCTTTACTTTGTACTGATGACCAAGCTTTCCCATCAAACGCTTGGCAAAATGGTATT from Falsibacillus albus includes:
- a CDS encoding amidohydrolase, producing the protein MGTLFFNGTIYTMLHEGETTEAVFCENGWITEIGSFSELQKKYESKITKQVDLNEGIMYPGFIDSHMHLIGHGETLIRLDLSEVQSKEELMQLLMDRAKLAEAGEWIIGEGWNENLWDNQTVPTRFDLDEAVPDHPVLLKRICRHAICVNTKALKEASINDQSQSPTGGVIERDEMGRINGVLKDQAQELIFSVMPSVSDAYLEHALRAGIENCWRFGLVGGHTEDLNYYGGMKRTIEAFTKVIKEEQRKFKANLLIHHEVIEEWQQDRNIYENESPYIEFGAMKIFADGALGGRTALLSHPYGDDPATNGVAIHTYEDLLGLVQKARSYGLPVAVHTIGDLAFELVLDAIESIPVPSGKRDRLIHAQILRADLIERAKRLPIVLDIQPRFVASDFPWVIDRIGEQNMAYNYAWRTLIHSGIHCAGGSDAPIEPINPLLGIYEAVSRAYFHKNEKSVHNPKEKLSVYEAISLFTKGGAYAVHHENFRGEISRGFTADFTVLDKDLFSIDEDEIPQTKVLMTVVDEEIVYQADL
- a CDS encoding RDD family protein; this translates as MSEFDDRHNQEHFSEESQPHELTAEDSIRSTEFHPPAEDDNPLSQLHFAGFWIRFWAYLLDLIIIGSISRLVVYPIFKVIGVSLDKSTVFAPAAIAGALVFYLYFVLMTKLSHQTLGKMVFSLKVIPVKSESLTWGTVIFREFIGRYISATVIILYLLVAFMPRKQGLHDIFADTAVIHERTILLEPARA
- the mbcS gene encoding acyl-CoA synthetase MbcS, which produces MERKDLIAPEKYNIIEEVEKFAADPNKTAIKWENEQGECKEITYQKLMKNVNKIGNVFREKGLNKGDTILVMIPRLIEAYQVYLAALKSGIVVIPSSEMLRTKDLAYRINHGDVKGIVSFYPYAEQFDVVDEAKELVKFTVGQVQEGWDYLDRLMETASDEMEAADTSRDDMAFLSYTSGTTGNPKGVVHTHGWGFAHLKTAAKSWLSIEADDMVWATAGPGWQKWIWSPFLSVMGSGATGFVYNGKFDPRKYLQLLESYKVNVLCCTPTEYRLMAKVDDLSKYNLSQLHSAVSAGEPLNREVIETFKKHFQLEVRDGYGQTENTLLVGIMKGMELKPGSMGKPTPGNRVDIINEVGESCGVGEVGDIAVHVETPALFKNYYKDPERTAMQFRGDYYITGDKAKKDEDGYFWFEGRGDDIIISSGYTIGPFEVEDALVKHAYVKECAVVSSPDEIRGSIVKAYVVLKDGISPNEHGLVKLLQEHVKELTAPYKYPRSIEFIDELPKTTSGKIRRVELRKREQALKNQ
- the brnQ gene encoding branched-chain amino acid transport system II carrier protein translates to MDKKALSSREIMTIGLMLFALFLGAGNMIFPPFLGQQAGQNVWVGISGFLITGVGLPLLGVIAIARTGGDLQTLSSRVHPLFGLIFTTVMYLAIGPFFGIPRTGTVSFEIGVMPFLPTDIAANGWPLFIFSLIFFALTAWLSMNPSKLVDRIGKFLTPALIIILAVLVIKSFITPMGKPMLPQGPYKNGPFFKGFIDGYLTMDTIAALVFGIVVISSVKEKGITNKSVLTRTCITAGLIAAAGLALVYLSLAFIGATSTSAIGSQDNGGALLSAAASYLYGAGGTIILGLAITFACITTSVGLVSSCAKFFTKIVPSISYSKYVIIFSVFSMIISNIGLTQLINVSLPVLIVVYPLAIVLIILSFLHNKFHGYRAVYIGALIPTGVVSLIDGLKTAHVDVSSITEALSGLPLFNEGIGWIIPALAGAIVGYIIAVQLGQVRNSVNTTH
- a CDS encoding alpha/beta-type small acid-soluble spore protein translates to MANRSTNQLVAPGSQQAIDQMKYEIASEFGVQLGPDATARANGSVGGEITKRLVQMAEQQLGGYQK
- the sppA gene encoding signal peptide peptidase SppA, producing MNKKRWGAIAIAAGLFIVSIVMKFAVSALTTDTEASLDQLFASKDEFSENVIQEGNKSKKIAVLYVNGVIQDNGQESSLLNSSGYNHQNFMKQLKHVQEDDAVKGIIIRVNSPGGGVVESAEIHDKLLEIEKETKKPVYVSMGSMAASGGYYISTAANKIFASRDTLTGSLGVIMEGYNYGELAKKLGIDFVTIKSGPYKDIMSPTRPMTQKEKDILQTMINHSYDGFVSVISKGRNIPESKVRELADGRVYDGIQAKELHLIDEFGYFDDVVKAMKKDENIKNAEVISYGSDFSFPSIFGMSAQKFISSQFEMDGAMKLLEQPNTPRLMYLYAK
- the rarD gene encoding EamA family transporter RarD, with product MDNQHQRGILYTAFSYFIWGILPVYWKFLHHVSSDEILANRIFWSFWFMAIILLATRKLPAFFQVVKTMKMRTLAALILASLLVSCNWFIYIWAVNSNQMVEASLGYYINPLVSVLLGIFILRETMSKAQIVSFILAAVGVLILTISYGQFPWIAFGLAFSFGLYGLAKKMIKVDSAIGLTLETMVVAPFAFIYMIWMANRGNASLFNVSPGTDLLLMGAGAATAIPLLFFAKGAQRIPLYMVGFLQYIAPTLTLILGVFIYREPFSKIDMISFLFIWGALAIFTASRVKWFKKKRLKQNKSLSA
- a CDS encoding NAD kinase — encoded protein: MSDRRNLYFFHHHDAQMMDQVASLYELADRYDFHVVDNPNEANIIVSVGGDGTFLQAVRKTGFRQDALYAGISTTGNLSMYCDFHISETSKMIDAMTKEQVEIRRYPTIDILIDDGSSFRCLNEFSIRSGIIKTFVMDVFIDDFHFETFRGDGMILATPTGSTAYNKSVNGAVVDPMLPCIQVSELASLNNNRYRTLGSSFILSGERKLKLKIVQAGNDYPIMGMDNEALSIQHVKSIEAKLSGEKIKTVKLKDNSFWEKVKRTFL
- the thiI gene encoding tRNA uracil 4-sulfurtransferase ThiI codes for the protein MNYERILIRYGEISTKGRNRNRFIDKLKSNIINSLKDYPQVRVQGTRDRMFLMLNGAPSEAVCSKLSKIFGIQSFSPTIKVDKNLNDIRDAALSLVNKLYLPGKTFKVSARRADKTFELDTHELNHEVGGFILKNVEGIKVDVKNPDINLIVEIRKEGAYLSSEVIQGTGGMPVGSSGKSMLMLSGGIDSPVAGYLSMKRGVEIEAVHFYSPPFTSERAKQKVLDLSEKLAAFSGSVKVHVVPFTEIQQTIHQQVPENYTMTSTRRLMLRLAEELRKKNEGFAIITGESLGQVASQTLESMLAINEVTSTPVLRPLISMDKLEIIDIAKDIDTHEISNLPYEDCCTIFTPASPKTKPKLEKVQYYESFVDFAPLIEKAIDGTETIVVKPKGNADAHEELKDLF
- a CDS encoding cysteine desulfurase family protein produces the protein MIYFDNSATTKPYDEVLDAFVKVSREYYGNPSSLHALGVKAEQLLNQARGQVADILKVDPQEIYFTSGGTESNNLAIKGAAKQYQTRGRHIITTQIEHPSVLQACEDLSKEGYEITYLPVNKAGVVQIDDLKKAVRDDTILVTIMHVNNEVGSIQPVQEIGQWLAQHTNIIFHVDHVQGCTKVPLSLDGAMVDLCTISSHKFHGLKGTGALFIRKGIQLSPLFSGGNQEWKLRSGTENTAGIVAMAKALRMSEEHRRRSTAKIMEVKDYLIHGLSEMEGVSINTISDLSAPHIVNFSHRGMKGEVLVHALEQSGIYVSTTSACSSKKKALSKTLLAMGVKKDDAEGSIRISLSFDNTLSEAATFIQEYRNTASKLNKVIRRSK